One stretch of Pyrenophora tritici-repentis strain M4 chromosome 4, whole genome shotgun sequence DNA includes these proteins:
- a CDS encoding PRP38-assoc multi-domain protein, with product MAAQEYYLGTQGAHELPGNHSYPPQPPKPPQYQQPPPSPYSNTSGYANTPPPNYSPYPHPQHHQPYLEKSPHIMPAPYPQTPPSGYHPSQHYTMPQPHHQPSQTNNNSNYLGVSTQQPIRSHSQPPTRVHFTDHDSDTSTSLGSISSSDEGPASPPLPRRHHRYQSHSRPDRAHTPDPYTTTSNYNHPYDRDRSDDRHRRYKHSSDRYSDKEKDKSHSGAHKTRDTFLGAGAGTIIGDAIFPGLGTAAGLVLGGYGGRKYARERSRSEVGGKDRDGERDGGRRGNGSRRMGGEEWDDRSRIFRKGGAVR from the coding sequence ATGGCAGCACAGGAATACTACCTGGGCACGCAAGGTGCACATGAACTTCCAGGCAACCACTCATACCCACCACAACCACCAAAGCCGCCACAGTACCAACAACCACCCCCAAGTCCCTACAGCAATACTTCAGGATACGCAAACACACCACCTCCAAACTACTCTCCATACCCCCATCCACAACACCACCAACCATACCTCGAGAAATCACCACATATCATGCCAGCGCCCTACCCCCAAACACCACCATCCGGCTACCACCCCTCCCAACACTACACAATGCCCCAACCCCACCATCAACCTTCGCAAACCAACAATAACAGCAACTACCTCGGCGTCTCCACACAACAACCTATAAGAAGCCACTCCCAACCCCCCACGCGCGTCCACTTCACAGACCACGACTCAGACACCAGCACGAGTCTCGGCTCCATCTCTTCCAGCGACGAAGGCCCCGCTTCTCCCCCACTACCACGCCGCCACCACCGCTATCAAAGCCACTCCCGTCCTGACCGCGCACATACACCAGATCCCTACACCACTACTAGCAATTACAACCACCCCTACGACCGTGACCGCTCCGATGACAGACACCGCCGCTACAAGCATAGCAGCGACAGGTACAGCGACAAGGAAAAGGATAAATCACATAGCGGCGCGCATAAAACTAGGGATACTTTTCTCGGCGCGGGCGCAGGCACGATTATCGGGGATGCGATTTTTCCTGGGCTGGGTACCGCGGCGGGGCTTGTGTTGGGTGGATATGGGGGGAGGAAGTATGCGAGGGAGAGAAGTCGGAGTGAGGTTGGGGGGAAGGATAGGGATGGTGAGAGGGATGGGGGGAGGAGGGGGAATGGGAGTAGAAGGATGGGGGGTGAGGAGTGGGATGATAGGAGTAGGATTTTTAGAAAGGGTGGAGCTGTTCGGTAG
- a CDS encoding Herpes-BLLF1 domain containing protein produces MLASLSISTLLLLASAAAAQDIVATSPFVSPTPTGEEAFTIQTSTPAATPVDPWLCYQACLQEPCPSCPSGSMMSILPVSSESVVTAIDPSLSTVTGIMSIPPLKTGTVVVSIITDPSLSTVTGNMTIPPLETPESSDGLMSIPAGETPISTDSPTTASSVSATRSAPAQVTTNAAVFMTKDLGIPCMVAVAGALALL; encoded by the exons ATGCTCGCATCACTCTCCATCTCCACACTGCTGCTTTTGGCTAGCGCTGCCGCCGCCCAGGACATCGTCGCGACCTCGCCTTTCGTCAGTCCCACGCCTACGGGCGAGGAAGCCTTCACTATCCAGACGTCAACACCCGCAGCGACGCCGGTGGATCCTTGGCTGTGCTATCAAGCATGCTTGCAGGAACCGTGCCCGTCAT GTCCGTCTGGTAGCATGATGAGCATCCTGCCAGTCTCGTCAGAGTCTGTCGTCACTGCCATCGACCCCTCTCTCTCTACCGTGACGGGTATCATGTCAATTCCACCTCTCAAGACAGGAACTGTTGTCGTCTCCATCATCACCGACCCATCTCTTTCAACCGTGACGGGCAACATGACGATTCCTCCTCTAGAGACGCCCGAGTCTTCTGATGGTCTCATGTCGATTCCCGCCGGCGAGACGCCAATTTCGACAGATTCGCCCACGACTGCGAGCAGTGTCTCGGCAACAAGGTCTGCACCGGCTCAGGTGACGACGAATGCCGCTGTGTTCATGACAAAGGACCTTGGTATTCCGTGCATGGTTGCAGTTGCAGGTGCTCTCGCGCTTCTGTAG
- a CDS encoding DUF2985 domain containing protein, whose translation MASNSSIPTPVPFPQPEGIRNPNPSSPVAESPSTNPRARTSTGASSISSKIRTATGKLIEANPPPGMWAATGTTAARAPSISDIRRGSFGSTGWCEETQRRRAGSRTSQGEDSTNVELAERSSAQRRTSSGNVLDGEPFPALAEEDTREAAGYDGQKDSLTSGMRSNHSSETVGEHLDNAQQPKRTASGHYANGYIPPPKLPWKQSFAIGFQGFFKWFLTPSGFLITLYGLNVVAWGGMLFLLLCNAAPAMCTPTCDDINSPRRKWIEYDSQILNALFCVTGFGLAPWRFRDLYWWAWWRIGGAKRTETGIRRLAGIHRGWFRLPGSDELPDEANATVVDPEDPAVPIPVKAIPDPPPTAIRAPPTKSWKMDFVIWMNVCNTFCQVLLCFYMWHYNRIDRPSWATGLFVAIGCIVAAAAGILMWHEGKNVKKVEGVPVRKAYGDTEAQSSMPLVATAVATKS comes from the exons ATGGCTTCCAATAGCAGCATACCAACGCCAGTGCCGTTCCCACAACCTGAAGGCATTCGCAACCCAAACCCATCGAGCCCTGTAGCAGAGTCGCCTTCGACAAACCCACGCGCACGAACCTCCACCGGTGCGTCATCGATTTCGAGTAAAATACGTACCGCGACGGGAAAGTTGATCGAGGCAAACCCTCCACCTGGCATGTGGGCAGCCACTGGCACGACCGCAGCCAGAGCACCCTCAATATCGGACATACGGAGAGGTTCTTTTGGATCCACAGGATGGTGTGAAGAGACACAACGGAGGAGAGCAGGATCAAGAACAAGTCAGGGGGAGGACTCTACAAACGTGGAGCTGGCAGAGCGATCTAGTGCTCAACGGAGAACGTCGTCAGGCAACGTGCTAGACGGCGAGCCTTTCCCTGCCTTGGCCGAGGAGGATACACGAGAAGCAGCTGGATATGATGGACAGAAGGACAGCTTAACCTCTGGCATGCGGTCAAACCACAGCTCTGAGACAGTAGGAGAGCACCTCGATAACGCGCAGCAACCAAAGAGGACAGCTTCAGGACAT TACGCCAACGGCTATATACCACCACCCAAGCTGCCATGGAAACAGTCATTCGCCATCGGTTTCCAGGGCTTCTTCAAGTGGTTCTTGACCCCCAGCGGTTTCCTCATTACTCTCTATGGTCTAAACGTTGTTGCTTGGGGTGGCATGCTCTTTCTCCTACTTTGCAACGCTGCGCCAGCCATGTGTACACCCACCTGTGATGACATCAACTCCCCACGGCGAAAGTGGATAGAATACGATTCGCAAATTCTCAACGCACTCTTCTGCGTCACAGGTTTTGGTCTGGCACCATGGCGCTTCCGCGACCTATACTGGTGGGCATGGTGGAGAATTGGAGGCGCAAAGCGCACAGAAACAGGCATCCGACGACTTGCAGGCATACATCGAGGATGGTTCAGACTTCCCGGCTCAGACGAACTACCTGACGAAGCCAATGCAACTGTCGTCGATCCCGAAGACCCCGCTGTACCTATTCCAGTCAAGGCAATTCCGGACCCACCACCTACTGCAATCCGTGCCCCACCCACAAAGAGCTGGAAGATGGATTTCGTCATCTGGATGAATGTGTGTAATACATTTTGTCAGGTTCTTCTCTGCTTCTACATGTGGCATTACAATCGCATTGACCGACCGTCATGGGCTACGGGGCTATTTGTCGCAATCGGCTGCATTgtcgctgctgctgccggCATCCTGATGTGGCACGAAGGCAAGAATGTCAAGAAAGTCGAAGGTGTGCCTGTGCGTAAGGCTTATGGGGACACGGAAGCACAGTCGAGCATGCCCTTGGTGGCTACAGCTGTGGCGACAAAATCCTGA
- a CDS encoding FabG, Dehydrogenase with different specificities (related to short-chain alcohol dehydrogenase), with the protein MQTVKNTIAENLGKIVSNAHDLAPADQRFSLEETPDLTGKVAVVTGGSEGIGYGCTHTLLSHNVSKLFILSLSSDIATSAIDAIKSEMGEEKASRVKWIHCDISDWAAVAKTASEIASKTDRLDILINNAARGIMTYQLASNGVDLHMALNHMGHVVLTSHLLPLLKKTSEKGDKVRIVQLGSNAHENAPKDTKFASLEELNQDLGPMAQYGRTKLATILYAKYLARHLSSSHPNILSNATHPGFVETRQSVDLIHEAYPLGGYAMSVGMAPFKKTQFEGAVSTVFAATKTEGSGQYICPPAIVEKGSELANDEKLGEQLMELTTRIVREKTKSESEAKGCPFKTY; encoded by the coding sequence ATGCAAACAGTCAAGAACACAATCGCCGAAAACCTCGGCAAAATCGTTTCAAACGCTCATGACCTCGCCCCAGCAGACCAGCGATTTTCTCTCGAAGAAACCCCTGACCTAACGGGCAAAGTAGCCGTCGTAACAGGTGGCTCCGAGGGCATTGGCTACGGATGCACGCACACCCTCCTCTCCCACAATGTCTCCAAACTCTTCAtcctctccctctcctccGACATCGCCACTTCAGCCATCGACGCGATAAAATCTGAAATGGGCGAGGAAAAAGCCTCGCGCGTAAAATGGATCCACTGCGACATCTCCGACTGGGCCGCCGTTGCAAAAACAGCGTCTGAAATCGCGAGCAAAACAGACCGCCTCGACATCCTCATCAACAACGCCGCCCGAGGCATAATGACATACCAACTCGCCTCCAACGGCGTAGACCTGCACATGGCGCTCAACCACATGGGCCACGTAGTTCTAACATCGCACCTCCTGCCCCTCTTGAAGAAGACCTCTGAAAAAGGAGACAAAGTCCGCATCGTGCAACTCGGTTCAAACGCGCATGAAAACGCGCCCAAAGACACAAAATTCGCTTCCCTAGAGGAATTGAACCAGGATCTAGGTCCCATGGCACAATACGGTCGTACCAAACTCGCAACTATCCTCTACGCTAAATACCTAGCCCGCCACCTCTCGTCCTCGCACCCGAATATCCTGAGCAATGCGACACATCCCGGTTTCGTCGAGACGCGACAAAGCGTCGATTTGATCCACGAGGCGTATCCGCTCGGGGGTTATGCGATGAGTGTGGGTATGGCGCCGTTTAAGAAGACGCAGTTTGAAGGCGCTGTTAGCACGGTTTTCGCGGCGACCAAGACGGAGGGGAGTGGGCAGTATATTTGTCCGCCGGCGATTGTGGAGAAGGGGAGTGAGCTTGCGAATGATGAGAAGCTGGGTGAGCAGTTGATGGAGTTGACGACGAGGATTGTGAGGGAGAAGACGAAGAGTGAGAGTGAGGCTAAGGGGTGTCCATTTAAGACTTATTAG
- a CDS encoding Spc97-Spc98 multi-domain protein, with translation MSSRTVPPMKSLSTADRRSVNANHTTSRPRVASGEEIDRRSTTTAPHARTKSASMRAPQAGSGERRTEKKEVRERETETRRTRSPLKHSSESRNARTRAEKQARDIERPSRSAASQKSEQEPQPPWEPQASLIPHTTAPLATRISIPPLASTAPVSLQPTPLAQLSLEAQERAILEDLLFVFMGFEGQYIRFSDVYNPHEEKERLVGPQFRLMPGLDPSLRDLTKSMLKTATHYIAIETCVEVLSREEYGAVNHSLCAAVRRLLKDYLTLVAQLEHQLLTNDSFTLHVLNLHTKQTSHMLFQLYTTGIELLKANGILEDEKDEDSADDDSNDFENILESLREGGNTTKKLCKGGSVLGLITKRLSSMSGDPAARTLLTTLLREASRPYMAMLNEWLHHGGIKDPHSEFLIKEQRSIKRERLDQDYTDEYWEKRYTIRDALVPPQLEAVKDKVLLAGKYLNVVRECGGVDVSKVVQDAPTSFDDPRFLDNVNASYAYANSSLLNLLLTTHQLPARLRSLKHYFFLDRSDFFTYFLEMSELELKKPAKHVNVGKLQSLLDLATRHAGSVAVEDPYKEDIKVQINDTGLTNWLMKIVNVQGLDQDAATAGLSTYTPANSAPITDDTNITGYQALVFDYAMPFPLSLVVSRVTLTRYQLLFRYLLSLKHLETDLAKCWGEQGKNAAWKHRSKNPRIEQWKRRAWTLRARMLVFVQQLTYYCTSEVIEPNWTSLMSRISEEKQDTKGRAKTAEEEGTAPQVKRTVDELMQDHVDFLATCLKECMLTNSKLLRINNKIMSTCSMFASFTYSLSRYLVTGDPDLVAQRVDKMFDMLAKYEENFTRHLKILLDTLNYLAATETVVFLSLCARLTSAGEGLSGFQVPMGMEGVV, from the exons ATGTCCTCCCGTACCGTGCCGCCAATGAAGTCGCTGTCCACAGCTGATCGCCGCTCTGTCAATGCCAACCACACGACTTCGCGACCCCGCGTCGCTTCTGGCGAGGAAATCGACCGTCGCAGCACCACAACAGCACCGCATGCGAGGACAAAGTCGGCCTCTATGCGCGCACCTCAAGCCGGCTCAGGTGAGCGGCGCACTGAGAAGAAAGAGGTGCGGGAGCGCGAGACGGAGACACGGCGCACGAGGAGTCCGTTGAAGCATTCGAGTGAGAGTCGGAATGCTCGAACCCGCGCCGAGAAACAAGCGCGAGACATTGAGAGACCGTCTCGGAGCGCCGCCTCGCAAAAGTCGGAGCAGGAACCCCAGCCGCCATGGGAGCCCCAAGCCTCTCTAATACCACACACGACCGCCCCACTCGCTACCCGCATCTCTATTCCTCCTCTAGCCTCTACTGCTCCCGTGTCGCTGCAACCTACACCACTCGCACAACTGTCATTAGAGGCCCAGGAGAGGGCCATATTGGAGGATCTCTTGTTCGTGTTTATGGGCTTTGAGGGACAGTACATTCGATTCAGCGATGTTTACAATCCACATGAAGAGAAAGAGCGCTTGGTCGGGCCACAGTTTCGGCTGATGCCAGGCTTGGATCCTAGTCTGAGAGACCTGACCAAATCGATGCTGAAGACGGCCACACACTACATAGCTATAGAGACCTGTGTTGAGGTTCTGAGCAGGGAAGAGTACGGTGCGGTGAACCATTCTTTGTGCGCTGCGGTACGCCGGTTACTAAAGGATTACCTTACACTTGTTGCCCAACTCGAGCACCAGCTGCTGACAAACGACTCCTTTACCCTCCACGTACTGAACCTACACACCAAACAAACGAGTCATATGCTTTTCCAGCTCTATACGACAGGGATTGAACTGCTGAAGGCGAACGGCATCTTGGAGGATGAGAAAGATGAGGATTCCGCCGACGACGACAGCAACGACTTCGAAAACATTCTGGAATCGCTGCGGGAGGGTGGAAACACAACCAAGAAGCTATGCAAGGGTGGCAGCGTGCTGGGACTCATCACCAAGCGACTATCGTCAATGTCAGGCGATCCTGCAGCGCGGACATTACTGACCACGTTACTCCGAGAAGCTAGCAGACCGTACATGGCTATGTTGAACGAGTGGCTACATCACGGAGGAATAAAGGACCCACATTCCGAGTTCCTCATTAAAGAGCAAAGGAGTATCAAGCGCGAACGGTTAGACCAAGACTATACTGATGAGTACTGGGAGAAGAGATATACCATACGCGATGCGCTTGTACCACCACAGCTCGAAGCAGTCAAAGACAAAGTCCTTTTAGCGGGGAAATACCTTAACGTGGTTCGCGAGTGCGGCGGCGTCGACGTTAGCAAAGTTGTGCAGGATGCGCCAACAAGCTTCGATGACCCACGCTTCTTGGACAATGTCAATGCCTCATACGCCTACGCAAACTCCTCGCTCCTCAACCTGCTACTGACAACACACCAACTACCCGCTCGGTTACGCTCGCTAAAGCACTACTTCTTCCTCGATCGATCCGATTTTTTCACATACTTCCTCGAAATGAGCGAGCTCGAGCTTAAGAAGCCAGCGAAGCACGTTAATGTCGGCAAGCTGCAATCTCTGCTCGATCTCGCCACTCGTCACGCTGGATCAGTCGCTGTAGAAGATCCATACAAGGAGGATATCAAGGTTCAAATCAATGACACTGGACTTACGAATTGGCTCATGAAGATTGTCAATGTCCAGGGTCTTGATCAAGATGCCGCGACTGCTGGTCTATCCACATACACCCCCGCAAACTCAGCGCCCATTACCGACGATACTAACATTACCGGTTACCAAGCGCTAGTTTTCGACTATGCGATGCCGTTCCCGCTGTCACTCGTAGTCAGCAGAGTCACACTCACCCGATATCAGCTGTTATTCCGATACCTACTCAGCCTGAAACACCTCGAGACCGATCTCGCAAAGTGCTGGGGCGAACAAGGCAAGAACGCAGCCTGGAAACATCGCTCAAAGAACCCGCGTATCGAACAGTGGAAACGCCGAGCCTGGACACTTCGCGCCCGTATGCTCGTCTTCGTACAACAACTCACATACTACTGCACCTCGGAAGTCATTGAGCCCAATTGGACATCATTGATGTCGCGCATAAGTGAGGAGAAGCAAGACACAAAAGGCCGAGCAAAGACGGCAGAGGAAGAAGGCACCGCTCCCCAAGTGAAGCGAACAGTGGACGAACTAATGCAAGACCACGTTGACTTTCTTGCTACTTGTTTGAAAGAGTGCATGCTTACTAACAGTAAGCTGCTCCGA ATCAACAACAAAATAATGTCAACATGCAGCATGTTCGCCTCCTTCACCTACTCTCTCTCCCGCTACCTCGTAACCGGCGATCCAGACCTCGTCGCCCAA CGCGTAGACAAAATGTTTGACATGCTGGCCAAGTACGAGGAGAACTTTACACGGCATCTTAAGATTTTGCTGGATACGTTGAATTATTTGGCGGCGACTGAGACTGTGGTTTTCTTGAGTTTGTGTGCGAGGTTGACGAGTGCGGGCGAGGGGTTGAGTGGGTTTCAGGTGCCCATGGGTATGGAGGGTGTTGTTTAG
- a CDS encoding Sen15 domain containing protein translates to MTAISIRADLKHTIAPAHLQTFVSAPAGNTHLPNEQSLARQILHNLQYQHYWSDLQVHTHSPTTNDLLPRPLVSGLPPQRLYVHPDEQVELLKKADRERKARAAGEAGGLEVKAEPEREWVLPTRLNETWTLRKLAGVFDVISMVPPTTGSSNTGGDTANPWRTTKRVVLATVDSDSTVVYYIVHDGVVKPRQN, encoded by the coding sequence ATGACGGCAATCTCAATAAGAGCGGACCTGAAACATACCATCGCGCCGGCGCATTTACAGACGTTCGTATCGGCGCCCGCAGGCAACACGCACCTTCCGAATGAGCAATCGCTCGCCCGCCAGATACTGCACAACCTCCAGTATCAGCACTACTGGTCGGACCTGCAGGTGCACACGCACTCACCGACTACCAACGACCTTCTACCCCGTCCGCTGGTCTCTGGCCTACCACCGCAACGTTTATACGTTCATCCCGATGAGCAAGTGGAGTTGCTGAAGAAGGCCGACCGCGAAAGGAAAGCGCGCGCTGCGGGCGAGGCAGGTGGACTGGAGGTCAAAGCGGAGCCTGAACGAGAATGGGTACTGCCTACCAGACTGAACGAGACGTGGACGCTGCGTAAGCTAGCTGGCGTGTTCGATGTTATCAGTATGGTCCCGCCTACAACAGGCTCGTCAAATACTGGAGGGGACACAGCCAATCCCTGGAGGACAACAAAGCGTGTCGTATTAGCGACAGTAGACTCGGACAGCACAGTCGTCTACTACATTGTCCACGATGGCGTCGTCAAGCCGCGACAGAACTGA
- a CDS encoding zinc finger transcription factor 1 translates to MADSGANATSVATSSHARFDNDDSLLLNDFGLSDLRASPNSNSMSPTNMMASYSDFDMAFAPNRGFGSDFDGIQPKIEPGYADHRGSVGNMSEEAMSAASALPHRLSIGASPGIDGSNTSPAGSAPAMDMLAIGDTMSEGSALAMKLGGNDGTDGHSTTSKKSKDDIQDPPLWSEMKTKAGKERKRLPLACIACRRKKIRCSGEKPACKHCLRSRIPCVYKVTTRKAAPRTDYMAMLDKRLKRMEDRVVKLIPKESLPSVANVGRSIVKPAIPGAPPKTPTNKKRPAEEAFGNELDEWSKAKVPDPDIAGSTSRSKESAESKLLTEGAESLPSKEIQEHLTEVYFDFVYCQSYPLLHKPSFIRKLAAGQVPPVLILALCAISARFSTHPQLRTEPCFLRGDHWAERAREISLKRYDTPNITILIVYLLLGLHEFGTCQGGRSWMFGGMAQRMAYALQLHKENEYDPLVSEKDRKPLSATDREIRRRTMWSCFLMDRFNSSGTDRPLFVHEQYIEVQLPVKEHLYVHEIPAPTESLEGTVPNPVPPDSGHLSDPRENMGVAAYTIRLVCTWGKLIKYMNLGGKEREDEPMWSSNSTYHAIKKEAKDFKAALPEMLVFSPENLKSHAVGKTANSFLYLHILYQQIMLFMHRFALPSTAGSRPPKDMPHDFLTESARSALDAANQISMLIHESMDHNVVAPFAGYSAFFSSTVHIHGVFSKNPKLEAQSKKYLAYNLKYLTKMKKYWGMFHYIAENLKELYRQHADAQLQGSNASEQKKGSIFQYGDWFDRYPHGVSKTDYEDAAEGVPKEAGTDAVLGHKSDLQSVEEFFASLSPPSKSDQQRKHARKNKSKSVSKPDISNPAPHNYKLNNK, encoded by the exons ATGGCCGACTCCGGCGCAAACGCTACCTCCGTGGCTACATCCTCGCATGCGCGCTTCGACAACGACGACTCGCTGCTTTTGAACGACTTTGGCCTGTCTGACCTGCGCGCCTCTCCGAATTCCAACAGTATGAGTCCTACTAACATGATGGCCTCTTACTCCGACTTCGACATGGCCTTTGCCCCGAACCGAGGCTTTGGCTCCGACTTTGACGGCATCCAGCCAAAAATCGAGCCTGGCTATGCTGACCACCGAGGAAGCGTGGGGAACATGAGTGAGGAGGCCATGAGTGCCGCCAGTGCCCTCCCACACCGGCTGAGCATTGGTGCCAGCCCAGGAATTGATGGGTCCAATACCAGTCCAGCGGGGAGTGCGCCTGCCATGGACATGCTCGCCATCGGGGATACCATGAGTGAAGGCTCGGCCCTTGCTATGAAGCTCGGCGGGAACGATGGCACAGACGGCCATTCGACCACGTCAAAAAAGAGCAAGGACGACATCCAGGACCCGCCACTGTGGAGCGAGATGAAGACAAAGGCTGGCAAAGAGAGGAAAAGGCTACCACTGGCATGCATTGCCTGTCGGAGGAAGAAGATCCGCTGCTCCGGTGAGAAGCCCGCATGCAAACACTGTCTGAGAAGCAGGATACCATGCGTCTACAAAGTCACCACACGGAAGGCTGCCCCGCGGACCGACTACATGGCCATGCTGGACAAGAGACTCAAACGCATGGAAGACCGCGTTGTCAAACTCATTCCCAAGGAAAGCCTACCTTCTGTCGCAAATGTGGGCAGGTCCATTGTTAAGCCCGCTATCCCCGGCGCCCCGCCCAAGACGCCCACGAACAAGAAGCGTCCAGCCGAAGAAGCATTCGGCAACGAGCTCGATGAGTGGTCCAAGGCAAAGGTTCCTGACCCGGACATTGCTGGCTCGACATCACGGTCCAAGGAATCAGCCGAGAGCAAACTGCTCACCGAAGGCGCCGAGAGCCTGCCTTCAAAAGAAATTCAAGAGCATCTAACTGAAGTGTACTTTGACTTTGTGTACTGCCAAAGCTATCCGCTTCTCCACAAGCCCAGTTTCATTAGAAAGCTAGCAGCGGGCCAGGTTCCGCCAGTACTAATATTAGCGCTGTGCGCTATATCAGCACGCTTCTCTACACACCCCCAATTACGGACAGAGCCATGTTTCCTACGAGGCGATCACTGGGCGGAACGCGCGCGAGAAATCTCGCTGAAACGATACGATACACCCAACATCACCATTCTGATAGTCTATCTCTTACTTGGTCTTCATGAATTCGGCACATGCCAGGGCGGACGGAGCTGGATGTTTGGCGGCATGGCACAGAGAATGGCATACGCACTGCAACTGCACAAAGAAAACGAATACGACCCGCTGGTCAGCGAAAAGGACAGGAAACCCCTGAGCGCTACAGACCGAGAGATACGGCGGCGGACAATGTGGTCCTGCTTCCTGATGGACCGCTTCAACTCTTCTGGTACTGACCGGCCATTGTTTGTTCATGAACAATATATCGAAGTGCAACTACCAGTCAAGGAACATCTATACGTTCACGAGATACCTGCGCCGACCGAGAGCCTAGAAGGCACTGTACCAAACCCAGTTCCGCCTGACAGTGGGCACCTGTCGGATCCGCGCGAAAACATGGGCGTTGCGGCTTACACGATACGTTTGGTCTGCACATGGGGCAAACTAATCAAGTACATGAACCTGGGCGGCAAAGAGCGTGAAGACGAACCAATGTGGTCATCCAACTCGACATATCACGCGATCAAGAAGGAGGCAAAGGACTTCAAGGCAGCATTGCCTGAGATGCTGGTGTTCAGCCCCGAGAACCTCAAGAGCCACGCTGTTGGCAAAACCGCAAACTCGTTCCTGTACCTCCATATCCTATACCAGCAAATCATGCTCTTCATGCACCGCTTCGCCCTACCTTCAACAGCAGGCAGCAGACCACCAAAGGACATGCCGCACGACTTCCTTACAGAATCCGCCCGCTCAGCGCTCGATGCTGCGAACCAGATATCGATGCTTATCCACGAATCCATGGATCACAACGTCGTTGCGCCATTCGCTGGATATTCcgccttcttctcttcgACCGTACATATTCACGGCGTATTTTCAAAGAACCCAAAGCTGGAAGCGCAATCGAAAAAGTATTTGGCATACAATCTCAAATACCTgacaaagatgaagaagTACTGGGGAATGTTCCACTATATCGCCGAGAACTTGAAGGAGTTGTACCGACAACACGCCGACGCTCAACTGCAAGGGTCGAATGCAAGTGAGCAGAAGAAGGGTAGCATCTTCCAGTATGGAGACTGGTTTGATAGGTATCCTCACGGGGTCTCGAAAACAGACTACGAGGACGCAGCAGAAGGAGTTCCAAAAGAGGCAGGCACGGATGCGGTTCTGGGGCACAAGAGTGATCTGCAAAGTGTAGAGGAATTCTTCGCCTCGCTATCTCCGCCGTCCAAATCAGACCAACAGCGCAAACACGCTCGCAAGAACAAGTCGAAATCAGTGTCGAAACCCGATATATC CAATCCCGCACCGCACAACTacaagctcaacaacaaATGA
- a CDS encoding Amelogenin domain containing protein → MPVYLSNASSLHSLTITLFYQSKYLEHINDIEDHKIIILQMHGRHFEAYIERSMDEKAIYEALQIVLSSELDNNLDGNQCIIYDSVRNRRARLHYDEMNPNIIYTVEPTFSHVHGSKAGSGAARKTTHNISHIIQNWELQDADDIFSPEITPRQEEGSYDRRSRRPLLHPLDWGRSFTDKLRALSFKSQGRHLEAVELVQAEGNARCEGDESEVLEAVNADIVAATAKWAKNMEQEGVDVGDDKNGKGVLRGGVKEDVEDTEDGGGHVGWAYEQDGSFKIGTHFR, encoded by the coding sequence ATGCCTGTATATCTTTCCAACGCCTCGTCACTTCATTCTCTTACCATCACACTCTTCTATCAAAGCAAATACCTCGAGCACATCAACGACATAGAAGACCACAAAATCATCATTCTGCAGATGCATGGAAGGCACTTTGAAGCCTACATTGAACGTAGCATGGACGAAAAAGCCATCTACGAGGCTTTGCAGATCGTCTTGAGCTCCGAGCTCGACAACAACCTCGACGGCAACCAGTGCATCATCTACGACTCGGTGCGCAATCGAAGAGCGCGCCTTCACTACGACGAGATGAACCCCAACATCATCTACACCGTCGAGCCCACCTTTTCGCACGTTCACGGCTCCAAGGCCGGCTCCGGTGCGGCGCGCAAGACTACCCACAACATCTCCCATATCATCCAAAATTGGGAGCTACAGGATGCCGACGACATCTTCTCGCCCGAAATCACACCGCGTCAGGAAGAGGGTAGCTATGATCGCCGCAGCCGCCGCCCCCTCCTCCATCCTCTCGATTGGGGCAGGTCATTCACGGACAAACTGCGGGCACTGAGCTTCAAGAGCCAAGGCCGGCATTTGGAGGCTGTTGAGCTCGTACAGGCTGAGGGGAATGCGCGCTGCGAGGGTGACGAGTCCGAGGTGCTGGAAGCAGTCAATGCAGATATTGTGGCTGCTACAGCCAAGTGGGCGAAGAATATGGAGCAAGAGGGAGTGGATGTTGGCGACGACAAGAACGGAAAGGGTGTCCTGCGTGGGGGTGTGAAGGAGGATGTGGAGGATACAGAGGATGGGGGTGGGCATGTTGGGTGGGCTTATGAGCAAGATGGCAGCTTCAAGATTGGAACTCACTTCCGCTAG